Genomic DNA from Misgurnus anguillicaudatus chromosome 18, ASM2758022v2, whole genome shotgun sequence:
CTGGAGAAACTTCTGGAGAAAGCCATCAAAAAGAGAGGGTAAATCTCATCATTTGTGAAATTATGTTCTCTAATGTCAAACCTAACAAAACACAAGTTATTAAACATGaaggaaatgaaaaaaaacaaacttttgacATTGACACAGTTCATCTGTTGAACGAATAATGATTATTTTATAGaaaagttcactttaaaatgggAACATATATAAAACCACTGTAAATACTCCTGGCATTGTTTTCCCTCACTGGGGACAGAGGCGCGTACGTTTATATGACACAAAATTCATCAATTCCTCTCTTCTGGGTTTTTCTTCTCGGAAGATTTTGTAGAAGCAGAGTCCAGGATAATCTTTACTATACAACAACTATtcagtatttattttaaagaaatatctaACTTCTTAACCTTTGGACAGCAGCAGATGGTTCCTTTAAGTATGTGACGACAACATGTGTTATATAGTATTATAAggtttgttttctttgttttagaGAAAACAACTGCTCAGAGTTAAAGAAGGAGACGGCAATAAAGGTGGAGACGCTCACTACAGACCATAAAGAAAAGGTTTGAATGAAAATCTATCTCATCAAAAGAGATGATTCccaaacaaaaagaaaacaggaaaatatgCAAGTGAATAAAAGTTATGAAAGTTTGTATATgaatatgtatttatttcatTGGCTAAATATGAAAGACATTTGTACATTGAAAAGCCCCGATGGTTAAAAAGCATCCATTTGATAGTTTGACACGTATATTTAAGTTGGTTTACTCGTCTGCAGGTTAAAGTGATTGTGGCCCAGCACACTAAAGAGTGGTCAGAGATGATCAACGCTCACAGTACAGAGGAACAGGAAATGAAAGACGGTCATGTGACGCACCAGTGTGAGCTCTTGAAGAAGCTGCTGGTCAGCGTTCATGAGCAACAGACGCAGCAACTAAAACTCATTCATGAGAGGTGAAGTGATGCTTTCATCTGTCCAAACACATTCACAATACAGCTCTTCTGGACTGatcaatattgttttaaatagtcGGAAAAACAAACTCCTGCTAATGCTTACACACGTGAAGCACATATACTGTAGTCAGTGTTGATTATTGGTATTAATGTATTCTGTTCGTCTTTAGTTTAATAACCGCCGGCAGAACTGCTTCTCATTAGCATTGCAGATACACGAGCAGGCCATTATAAACAAACGCATGAATGTTGTATGAGTCGTGTATCTTTAGAGAGATGCCTCtcatctttgtgtttttttttaattcaaggGTCTTTATTAATGATGTAgataacccccccccccctcagCGTTTTGTAGTGGGATCTCCATGAGAAAGGGTGTCTTGACCCTTGATGATGAACCAATGAAACGCTTCAGCAAACCCTCACGCGTTTTCTGTGTTTCTGTAAAGAGCTAGAATGATTCTCTGgttagtgtttttaaaatatctctATTGTGACTGAACAACAGGCAAAGCAAAGAGATGAAGGCAAACCAGGCCAAGACGTCCATGGAGAACAGCAAAGCCATCAGTCAGGACAAGAGCATCAAAAACAAGGCGGAGCGCGAGAGGTGAAGAAGaaacatcttcatcatcatcattatcatcatcattcaACAAAGATTAAACCTCTTTTCTCATCTCTTGCAGGAGGGTTCGAGAGTTAAACAGCAGTAATACCAAAAAGTTTCTGGAAGAGAGAAAAAGGGTTtgttgtttatgaaatattatttgaaagtgtttgttgtatcttgctttttttagatgttttactTTGAGGTGGAACTAAAACCAATGTAAGAATGACCTTTTCTCAATACTTGTGTGAAATTTGTCcatcaaaaaatgtaaaatatcaaTGAAAGAAATCATTCAACGGCACGTAATGTTTGGCAGTATAAAATGAACAATCAATTCAACTATCAATTTGTCTTACATGCAAGTAGATGAAAGAAAGTAAAAGAAACATttctcattgttagttcatgcaTTATAAAGTGGATTTCGTTgttttctgtgtgttttttcGCAGTTGGCCATGAAACAGGCGAAAGAATTAGAGCAACAACAGAAGACTCAGAGAGATCAGCTGGAGAAACTGGAGAAATTCAATGAGCAGGTTAAAGTTTAAGTCTGATGTCAGCTGCACTCGTTCCTCATCACTTCATTGCTTTCTTTCCTGTTTTCTTTTGTCCTCTGTCGctcatattttcatttaaatatgatTTGCCTTTTCTTTGAACAGCTTTTGAAATCGCATCATGCCAACAGTCAGACTGAAGGTAGGGTTCACATTAATCCATATCAAGTTAAACTAACTTACGGCCCGCAATGCTTTGCTCTCACTTTGCGTTCCAAACCTGATGTGATGTTGACATCTTAGAcacattttttgcttttcttGAATGCATTCTGGGATGGTTTACCCGACAAGGATGCATTCagtactttaattttaaaagccCAGCGGGTTAAGAACAGAAATGAATCATACTGTAGTGCTACAAATACTAGCTTAGCATTACCACCTCATTACACAATTATTACCCCCAATTCTCATATAAAGAGTTCAGGTCTGCTGTACACTGCTGGCTCCTGAATGCTCTTTGGGAATTTGATCGTGGGAACATAAATATGTCATTAAAAAACATctgcaattatttaaaatgtactgaGATGTTACATCAACTACACTGAATGTCACATAATTAGAATTAGGAGTGTCTTGATACAGAATGAATGTGGAGCTCATCTCATTATGTTTGTCTTCAGGCCAGAGACATGCAGAAGATGCTGAAGCTGGAGGAGGAGATGGACCGCAGACCAGCCACGGTGGTGTAAACCCTCCGAAAGTCAACTGAGATCTCCTCGCGGATCTCGTCCCCCGTCTGCTGTTACGCCCGAAATCTGCTTTTGTGTGTCCCTTTCACCACCTCTGCAGTCCTGTGACCCCGCCCCATTCACCCTACCTCAGCTCTAACTCCACCCCTCCACGCTACTGCAGCTCTGTCCGGCCAATCCTCACGTTCCAGGTCGGACCGTAGCTCCACCCACTCAGCTATAAAGTGCTTTCTCCGGGTTTGACTGCCGCATCTCCGGCCCCGTTCTCCCGTGAAGGCGTCCCCGGTGGGATGGAAGCTCACATGCGTGTTTTTAGaaaccatcatcatcatcctcggTTCTCCTGACTGAGCTTGTAACAGTAGCAGCAAATGGACCAATCCGAGTAAAAGAAGTTTTAGTTTGTTTTGTGTCAGCACAGTTTCTGTGAATGAAATGCTACTCACGAGTTGACTTCGGAGCACTTTATATGTGATaagatgtcaaaatatgtagCAAAGCACTACAGTAGCGTCTTTCTCTCTGTACAGTAAGAATGTAGAGCGCCCCATACTGTACAGAAACCAGATTACAGATGAATCCTCTTTTACTGCTGTTTTATCGTCATCATCATCAgatcatttatgtttttaagatgCGGCCATGACGCACAGGCAGTTTTTATTCACGTTTGGTTTTAAGTTTGCCGTCAGTGACTGCAGGCTTCAGTTAATTTTAGGTTTTGAGAAGGTTGTCTATTGGACCTGTTTGAAGACTGAACGGCCAGTTTTAGCTCAGGTCTAATGATGTACACGAGAGAGCGTTGTCATCGCATTCGCTGAACAACACAAACCATTTATGCATTGACACTCAACTTGCTTTCATTTGGAGGAGTTGCGTATAAgagtaaatatttgttttagaAAGAGTTTGTTGTATATTGGGCTTTTATGAGGTTATCCTGAAGGTTTTGGGATGAATGTAAACCTGCTTCTATTGGTTGTTTTGCGTTTATCTGTTGATTTTCTTTATGTCCATGTTTAGAAGTGACCCACATATCTAGTGCTTTAAAACTTATATACCATCGCTTTCAAATGTGCCACTTTATGTCAGGTAAGATGTTTAAATGATTTTACATGCTGATAAATGCCAAAATAAGGGGTTATTTATATAAagatacatatataaatatatatattattaaatctaGTAAGTAGTTTTAGTCTACGTTTGGTTTCTTAGAAGCTTTTTTGCACTAGCtgaatgttttctgttgctCTGTCATTCGATTCTGTTGGTTCGTCTCCAAAGCTCCTGTAGCTTCTCTGTGGACCGCTGTCAGTGCTTTTGTATTTCTATTGTATTTGTCAAACTTCTAGCAATCAGAATactcaaaagaaaaaaagttgtTATTCAGCTACTTTAATACTGTTTTATAGTATGTGTACCAATAAACTATCCCAGGTGTTAAATTATGAACCAGTTTGTGTCTTTGTAAGTGATGTCTGGTCCCTTCGGCGCTGGCAAagcaacacaacacaacactgtGAAACACAAATCATCTCTTACAGCTCTTCCATGGAAAATGCTATGCAGTGTTTATTGTCGTGGAGACATAAATATGCTTCGTTGTGTGTCAGCGCAGTGTTGAATTGCTTAAAGCTTCCTGTTTTTCCAATGATGGTACACAAAGGAACAGCAGTTTTCCAGTCAATAATCACATGCAGTAATTGTCAAATGTATTCACACATCATTGAATCCACGCGCTCTCCGAAACCCTTATTATAATTAGATCATTAATGCCCATCCACTTATCCCACAACACAATTTGATAATGATATTCGTGTTGTCGTGGTAACTTCAAAGCTTCACGGTGTATAAAACCCAAAGAGATCCGTTTTGGTGAGAGCTTCGTCTTAAACATCATCGGCACGATGAAACCCTCGGACACGAGCGGCTCCAAAACCAACACCAGATTCCTTCTAAATGCCATCTCTGAAGATAAGATCCACCTCACTAGGTTTATTTTAGATGCTTTAGATGGAAAAATTATTGACTCGAAGACAGAAGGGACGCAGACGCCTCTCATATCTGCCGTGTTTCTTCAGGATCAGCAGGCGAGGAGCAAGTTCATGGATCTTCTGTTGCAGAGGGGCGCGAACGTGAACTGCCCAGATGAGAGCGGCCGTACGGCGCTGAGTTATGCCTGTGAGATGGGACACCTGGACGCTGTGAAGATCCTGGTGAAAAACAATGCCGACCCCGAGGTGGCAGACCGCTGGGGAAATACGGCCCTCATGTTCGCCGCCGCGGCTGGACATTCCGCGATCGTGGAGTTTTTGACACGAGCCTTTAAACGTTTGGGTCTCCAAGTAGACCGGCAAAACAAAGTAGGAAATTCTGCGGTCGAAGTGGCCAAGTATCTCGGACACACCGAATGTTTACGAGCTCTCGGAAGTAACTTCAGAAAGGTTCGTGATGACGGCGTGAATGAACAACTATCCACTGTGAACATCCATGACGATAAAGAGAAGTTCTTCGAATCTTTAAAATTTCACCACAGAGAGATCCAGCCGACTGCACGAGGAGAAACTTCAGCCGAAGACGAGGCGCGACTTCCTGTCGGTTTAGGTCGTAAAAGATCCCTCGTTTTACGAAACCGAATCCAGTCGATGGACTCCATTGAGGAATATGAGAAGGAGAGCGATGTTTTATTACCGTCATTATCATCGCAAGGCCTCGTGACCCCAAAACATACTCCAAGGTTTTTTCCAATCCCCAAACAAAGAGAAGAAACGTCCACCATCGATCCTTTGCCGCTGTTGTTCAGAGGCCCAGAACACAGAAACCCAGTCTTTTACTCACCCAGACCCTTCAAAACTTCCTTGAGAAGTGGTGTGTCTCCATCAGGTCCCCTTGGCATTTTGTTGACTCCTATAAGTGGCAGAGAGGAACGAGATAATATTTGGAAAGCTAAGAAATTGCCTTTTGATTTGCCCGTCAGACGGTTTGatgagaattactatcagaagaGATGCAGTTTACCGACCAGCACTCTCGCTCCGCCGGTCACAGAGCGCCTGTTGTCTTTGTGCAGAAGCAAAACGCTGTTGAAAAGCCCAGCAACTGCTCAAACCCTTCAGCCCGCAGATTTCACTCAGACCGCCAGCACCGTAACTTCACTCAGTAGTAAGCTGTTGAGAAGATTTACTTTTCCCGACTTTAAAAAGATCAGCAAAGAGTCCCAGGAGGTTCACGCAACACAGATGGGAGCTTGTGCCGGACGCGGTATCCCGAGGTCAGAGACTTTTCCCCTCGCAAACGACCACCCTCAAGTCGCGAGTAAACCGAGCGTAGACAGCATCAGTGCTGTGAAGTGCGAGTTTGATTTTCACATTAAAACTGCGTCAAACTTCTGACCACGTGCTGCAGGGCGGGACGAGAGATCTGCAGTCTGATGAGATGCGTACCAAAGCGCAAGCGCACAAACCTTTACAATATATCATGTTATTATTGTATGATATTCATATTTTATGGTACATTAATACAAATAGAGACATTTTACATACTTTTCATTGCGGCTAGTTGTTTTTTCTAGTTTAGACATTTGGTTTGTTTTCTTAAAAGCTGTAGATGAAAATGCACAAGATCATTGAAACCAACATGCAAATACTACAACACATAATCatgtatgaataaaaaaaccttACTATGATCATTGCTGCTGTGGTGTCCTCTGTACAGatgatttaaatgcattttatgcCGTTTAGTAACTTTAAAACACGATCATAGATAAAGACGATCTGCGTGGCTTTTGTCGTATGGGTGGGGGGTTCACGCATTACAACCGCAGGCAGGCAGCTGCGACCACAGATGCGCGAACAGCACTGCAGGATCAGACTGTCCGATCAACTTCTGTTGCGTCTGATCACGAGTACAGCAATGCACCTGCAGCTCTGCACTTCTGTGTTTCTGTGAGACATATGCAGCACGTGCAATGCGCTGAGGGGAATCGAGACGCGTAAATCACGCGCACCTGCGTTTGTGCCATCCGAGATGCTCTGCTGAAGATCTGCTGGAAGtgatccacacacacacacacgcggaTTTTGAGTGGGATTTTCTTCAGATCGGAGTCTTTCTGCTGCTGTGATGGAGTTTCATCATCTGTCTCTCTTCTGTCTTCTCTGTAAGTTCTGCTTCTCGTGATTTTTACAGATCGATAGATTTTCATCTTTTATTGAATTAGTCAGATCATTCAGCAAAAGCTTATTTTGAGACGTTTTACACCTGAGAATAAAACGAGCGACATTATTTTCAGCATTACGTTACCAGATTAAATGAGATGAATAAAGAAACTCCTGCAGAAGTATTTTGCGCAGCTGATTTGTTGTTTAATGTGTGCAGGCGCTCTGTCGCGAGTCTCTGCTGAAGCTGAGGTGGAGAATCTGTCCGGTCTGTCACCGAATCCCGATCGGGATATATTTGTAGTTCGAGAAAACGGGAGCACGTGCCTGATGGCGGAGTTTGCGGTGAAATTCCTCATCCCGTATGATGTGCTCGCGCTTAATGGAATCGATGTAAGATTACTGTCatcatttttatgttaaacGGTTCAATGGGTTTTATTGTAAGtagcataataataataaaacattcagGTGATTTACTTTTATCTATTAGCGTGAGGTGGTGAGTTTTACTTGATTTAAACTTTAGCTTTAAGGATCAGATGATGTGTTAATGTGTGTAATAGTTTGTAATGAGTGTGTGTTGTTTAAATTGTGTGTAGTTAATAACGGAGCAGACGTCTTTGTCGATCCCGCGCGGCGCGGAGATCGCGGGAAAATGCGGCGCGCGTGAATCTGAGCTGCACATCTCGTGGATTAATCGTGCGTTCACATTCCGCATCTTCTTCTCGAAGGTAAATGAAGTTATGATAAACATTTCTGATGGATTTGATCTAAATATTTACACGCATACAGTTAGGCGTGCAAAAGTGTTACAGCTGAAGCTCCTTAAAAAAATAGATATAATTTAATCAAAATTGTGCGTGTGCGCGTGTGTAGGAGAACCGCATCATGGGCAGTGATGGTAAAGAAAGTGAAGTGTGGAAGATTAACAAGGTTCAGCTGGTTTACGACACATCAGAGATGACACACTTTGTAAACGCTTATAACCGTGAGTACAGCACACAATCACAGTACAGCAACATTTCTACTAACATTAAAATCTAGGATGTAAGCTTGAGaggaaaagtaaatgtaaaattagagGTAAACCTACTGATTACAATTTGATAATGGCAAAAAAGCAAGatgaatataataaataataattgtaaattgattattatttataaatgttctTGATGCATTACAGTAATTTATCTTTAAATCTCATcaggttttaaaaaatgtctaGGTTTAATCTTTTAGCAAAGACACAAAAGCGTATTGTTTGTGACGCTGCAGTGTGCGGCAGGATGACATCGTGATCAGCTGCAGATTCTGCAGAATTCATCTCTTTCTTTACGGGGTTGATTCTGTGTTTTGAACGTTTTTGTCTGGGTTTATTACATATTTcagcacattttaaaaaagaagtattattgttatatatataatgtttaaACAGACTATATGAAAGTTGTTGAATTcttttacagaaatgttttgATCCAACAAGCAAAATATTTGAGATATAAGCACCTGGCCATCTGTGTAATGAAAGCGACGTAAGTGATGAATTTAGTTGAGTCGTGATCTCCAgtaattgtgttgttttgtgtttgtatccAGCGGGGAAACACACAGCCAGCACACACCGTCTGTCGGCGCTCGTGACGCCTGCCGGTCGATCGTACGTGTGTACGGCTCAACAAACGCTCACGTTGATCTCCACTGACCATCAGAAGGGAATCACAGTCTCGCTGTACGACATCCAGGTTCAGGCCTTCGACATCCAGAGCGACTTTATGTTCAGTGAACCGTAAGCAAACGCACAAACAGAACAACAAACCTGTGTGTGTAAATCTCATGACTGTAATGCTGTGCGAGACAGGAAAATAAACTTGACCGTGAGCAGTGATGATGTCGGTGGGTATTGTAGTTTCCCAGggttttttcattattattattattattattatctgagATCTGTTCTCCAGTGACCGTTCAGCGACCTGGAAAATCTCATTCTGTTGATCTGTGAGTGTCTGTTTACCGCAGTAAAGTGAAGTCGTTTTAAATCGTTTCTTCAGGAAAGGAACAAAAACTCATTTCACTGAGATATCTGCTCACATTTCAGCACAGccatctaaaaacaaaacatttatttcacatttattaTCTGATTGTGTCCTGTTATACTTCTAGAAGATTGTGAGGTTAAGaaattgtgtgtgtttggggcattgtatttgtgtgtgcatgGTTTATGTGTGTGCTGTGATTTGAGGCAGAATTACTACTATGATGTACTctgataaacacatttttatagattAGAGTAATAAGAATGATAAACTTAATTAATAGTAGATatgcagagagagagattgcattgtaatgtttatttgataAATCCTCACTGCTCACAGCTCAGAATGAAAGACATCATGTAGTGAACAAAGATGTTTATCTGCAGCGTTTGACCGTCTGTTGATTTTCTCCTGCAGCGTATAAATGCATCACAGACCAGCGGGAGCAGCTGGAGCAAACCCTGCCTCTGGTGTTGGGTCTCATCCTCGGCCTCATCATCGTCATCACCATCTCAGTTTATCATTTTCACCTGAAACTGACCGCACAACAGCCGCAGTTACCCCGAGACCGCTCTCTCTACAAGAACGTAATGTGATCATCTTCAGACAGCCGACTCTCCTGAAGGACTTTTCACGCTGCGCTTAACCCTGGTTTATCTTCGTTCCAAACCCCACTTTTAACCCCAGGTTATCGAGCCTTTCACACTTGTCATTTAGAAacgggttatccctgaaattaacccatgGTTATGAAACTCTGCTCTGTGGcataaagggttaatggtgggCCAAACGTGTACGGTGTGAAGTGAAGCGGGGTTAGCATGTGACTGTATGAGTCCACAGACAGACAGCTGATCAGAAACTGAAGAGCATCTCATATCACAATCTGACTGTGTGTATACGGTCACAGAAACGCCACACGTTGTGTAAAGAGACGTTTCAACATTGAGGATAATTTGTCATATATAATGAAAAGGGCCTGTATTCTTAATGAAAGCTCagaatttaacttaaaaacgTCTACGTGGGAGTCTTTTCTCAGAGTTGCTCTCCGATTGGTCCTGAAGCTAAGAAAAGACAAAAACTTTGATCTTAGTGAGGAGGCGGGGCTGACCCCATCGCTATGTATGACACAATCTTATAAAGACTGTGATTGATTGGTTATTTAAGAAGGTTAAAGAGTGCTTTTAAGTATAGGGTCTATAATAAGCCATCAGTTTTAAAATTACAGGTgtaactcacacacacacacacacacatatatatatatatgtaccaTGCTGTTAATGTCATACTTAACGTATTTGATGGGAAATAAACAGCGACACAAGATTCTGTAAGTTCGTGTGATCATTTTGCTTATAGACGTCTGTAACAAACCCAAATCATCTCTGCTGCATTTTTCCTTTGCTGAATCTGTTACTGTAGTTCATGTAGACATCATCATGTCTCTAATGCAACACTTTTCATGTGTTTGTCTACTTTCCCCGCTGCTAAAGAAACTCTTAAGCCTCTTAAAAGTCTTTgtctaataattttaagttttaagggTTTCTGAATTACTTCTTTCTTTACTAGgatcttttctttcattttaaggGGAAACGCCCACATTTGTAAGAATTGTCTTAGTGCAAAGAGTTGCTCCTAATGTAAATCTAAGATTTTTCATGAATACAGGCCCTGAACTGTAGTAAAGAGTCGTAAGAGCAAGGACAGATTTGCGAGACAAACGGTGGTTTAAGTGGTGGCGGGCTGTTTTGTGTGACGCCGCTTTATTTATCCAATCATGACTTTTGACACTGTGAATATGCAAATAAGAACGTCGTTaacccagggtttaggaatgtTTGGATTATTAATACCCAGGGTTAAGCGCTGGTTAAGTATGTACCGTGTGAAACGGATAACCCAGGattgtgtttataataataaccCAGCGTAACTATCtcaagtgtgaaaagccctGATGATGTCTGTGTGTCGCTTCTGAACCCTTTTTACTTTTCAAACATTGTTGTAATATGTCTTGTAGTGTTTCCTGTCACTCTTGTAATGTAATTCTGTTCTTTATTACATGAATGCATAAAAAGAGATGTTGATATTATAAATAAAGTATATTAAGATTACTATTATATGAGATGATAACACAATAATACTgaacaatttattaaaaacgAAAGAGTTTCATCTGTGATGAACAAGTGAGAGTGTATAAAATGTCTGTTGATCTTTATGGTTGAATCATAAACATATCTgaatctttgtgtttttgtcttaaTAAAGAGCTCAACAGATTGTtacagatgatgatgatgaagatctTCTGATCTTTATGTTGGAGCTTAAGTTTAAACTCAACTCGCCTGTGGTGAAGAGAATCTAACATGACAACTAGATGAATGAAAGATCAATGTGGACAAGAAGATCTCcacactgcattaaaacaaatGAGCTTGAGATCAATAGAGCAGACGTATTGAGTATTGATCTCACACTAGCAGCAGTTTCATTAGAAACAAAGCATTTCCGTTTCAGTGCTGACCTGAGATCTGATTTATGGCCTGTACTCATACACTATATCAGTGGTTTGTGTAAAACAACAGAAAAGCCACTCCATGAATAAAAGTGAAGCATGACATGTAACAcgtttgtgtgttgttttttattgaaaCCAGCTTTTAGTGACAAGACATGCAATAGCGCTATACAAACCCAACATGAGATCTGTACATCCTACAGGTTATGGCAGAACGTTTATACGTTTATATTTATAGATCACAGTGAGCACTGAGACACAAGAGACGGTGAGACACGGAGAAAACACTGGGACGGATTATTACCAATGTAAGTATTGCTCGTGTTTGATGAACTTTAAAAGGTTTTGTGTGAAAGATCTTGTTTCACTATTGCTATCTGGTATATGACACAGCCAGCAGCGCTCGCCGGAACTTGTCAAAAAATGAGCACTAATGAGAAAAGAGCCACGACACAGAAAACTCTCAACTTTCtgtttagaaataaaaaacaaaagcaCCCAGCTCGTACAGGTCTGGCGTGACCTTTGCACTCTTACAGGAATATTTACAAATGtagaataaatatatatatatatttcacatATCTTTCTGCAACAGGGTGTTTAAATGACTGTacctaaaaaaacaaattaaatagaAACAGGTACgaaatcttttttattttgcataaaCTTTCAAATTCTGCGTAACACTGCCCCTTAAATCGTGGTAACATCACAACAAAAATACTGTGGTTTATCAAAACTGTACAAGTAAAACTTACAATTGCTCTCTAAAATACATCTTTTGTTCTTAGTGCGAAAAGATGCTGTTTGATAATGTGACCGACCAGATTTACTACGGTTCACACAGAAGAAAACTTTACACATCTAATAAAATCAAAGGTTTCGTCTTCTGCTCGTGTTCATGAAGTGACGATCTAAACTGGGTACAATAGCGTGACGTGTGTTTAGTGAAGTCTGTAATGTCTCATCAGGGGTACGATACAGGACGGCGGTCCCGACAGCTTCAGGAATGGATGCTGTAAGAGCTCTTGGGCCGAAGCTCGCTGTGACGGCTCTCTCACCAACATCAGGTCCAGAAAGGCTTGAAGAACAGATGACACCTggcaaaaacaaaagaaaacatgcTTTATTCCAACCATCATTTAAATGCAATATGTCACTTGGTGTATTTCTTAATGAGTGAGTCggtttatattttgacatttcatACAGTATCATTTTACATCATTATAAACAATGGTTTAGGTACAACAGTATCGAAATAAAAAAGGAGTTTTACAAGGTTAAATCTGTAAATGATAAGTAGTGCATTAGATGACgttttttgtaataaatgttAGTGAACGTTACAGACGCGTCTGCTGCGGTGGATGAGATGTTTCTCCTCACCTTATGTGACTCTTTCAGTCGAGGGGGCAGGTTGTCTCGAATTCGTCTCATGGCCTGAAGTGGAGGCTCATTAAAGTACGGAGGTTCTCCATCAACCATCTCGATCACCATGATGCCCAGAGACCAGATATCCACCTACCAGCACACAACATGGTTAAGATGAACGTTACTGACTCTATATGCGCTCATCTCACAGAGCAAATGcatttaaaggagcggtgaatcaaaaactcaattttaacttgataatttgttatataagaggtcatcatacttaacttaacatcctgcaagtttcagaactgaaaacgtccgtgctactgaaatataaccgtttttgg
This window encodes:
- the LOC129429054 gene encoding uncharacterized protein is translated as MKPSDTSGSKTNTRFLLNAISEDKIHLTRFILDALDGKIIDSKTEGTQTPLISAVFLQDQQARSKFMDLLLQRGANVNCPDESGRTALSYACEMGHLDAVKILVKNNADPEVADRWGNTALMFAAAAGHSAIVEFLTRAFKRLGLQVDRQNKVGNSAVEVAKYLGHTECLRALGSNFRKVRDDGVNEQLSTVNIHDDKEKFFESLKFHHREIQPTARGETSAEDEARLPVGLGRKRSLVLRNRIQSMDSIEEYEKESDVLLPSLSSQGLVTPKHTPRFFPIPKQREETSTIDPLPLLFRGPEHRNPVFYSPRPFKTSLRSGVSPSGPLGILLTPISGREERDNIWKAKKLPFDLPVRRFDENYYQKRCSLPTSTLAPPVTERLLSLCRSKTLLKSPATAQTLQPADFTQTASTVTSLSSKLLRRFTFPDFKKISKESQEVHATQMGACAGRGIPRSETFPLANDHPQVASKPSVDSISAVKCEFDFHIKTASNF
- the lamp5 gene encoding lysosome-associated membrane glycoprotein 5 — its product is MEFHHLSLFCLLCALSRVSAEAEVENLSGLSPNPDRDIFVVRENGSTCLMAEFAVKFLIPYDVLALNGIDLITEQTSLSIPRGAEIAGKCGARESELHISWINRAFTFRIFFSKENRIMGSDGKESEVWKINKVQLVYDTSEMTHFVNAYNPGKHTASTHRLSALVTPAGRSYVCTAQQTLTLISTDHQKGITVSLYDIQVQAFDIQSDFMFSEPYKCITDQREQLEQTLPLVLGLILGLIIVITISVYHFHLKLTAQQPQLPRDRSLYKNVM